Proteins from a genomic interval of Oncorhynchus clarkii lewisi isolate Uvic-CL-2024 chromosome 13, UVic_Ocla_1.0, whole genome shotgun sequence:
- the LOC139424678 gene encoding uncharacterized protein, with amino-acid sequence MSTLQMLQVFLNERLTAAALEIFGAVEKTVVEYQEENDRLRRLLRITPDINLCRKESLPLSVAVSEDEVPPEQQHCEQEWRTSLPQDDLEPKQIKEEQEELWTCQEEEQLQGQEADVIVFKFPPLCVKSKCDQENPLQSFTLPQTQTVENRESASKPVDLPHFVTFTHLKGLDIPCDPADNQNDSYSHSHSSAVSSDPVGLRLLSPFHPSPPLNPNLSMGEHCCKPSTMSRKTLRCCDCGETFALKADLQEHVTLAKKIPSECHLCQKLYNSTCKLKAHIRLCHVEKPSTCPFCGKTFKLKGHLSRHMRIHTGEKPFSCGDCGKSFIQKGDLRRHILTHTGEKPFSCGDCGKSFNRKGNLNLHFLTHTGTNVHKERNK; translated from the exons ATGTCTACATTACAGATGTTGCAAGTGTTCTTAAATGAGCGTTTAACGGCGGCTGCGTTGGAGATTTTCGGGGCAGTTGAGAAAACGGTAGTCGAGTACCAGGAAGAAAATGATCGGCTACGGAGACTGCTGCGGATAACACCGGACATAAACCTATGTAGAAAAG AGTCCCTTCCGTTATCTGTTGCTGTCTCTGAAGACGAGGTTCCACCTGAGCAGCAGCATTGTGAGCAGGAGTGGAGAACCAGTCTGCCGCAGGATGACCTAGAACCCAAacagattaaagaggaacaggaggaactCTGGACCtgtcaggaggaagagcagcttcaaGGGCAGGAGGCTGACGTCATAGTTTTCAAATTCCCTCCTCTTTGTGTGAAAAGTAAATGTGATCAGGAAAACCCACTTCAGTCCTTTACTCTTCCCCAAACCCAGAcggtggagaacagagagagtgccTCTAAACCAGTGGATCTCCCACATTTTGTCACTTTTACCCACCTAAAGGGTCTCGACATTCCCTGTGACCCTGCAGATAATCAAAACGATTCctacagccacagccacagctcAGCTGTAAGCAGTGACCCAGTAGGACTTAGGCTGCTGTCACCATTCCATCCCAGCCCACCATTGAATCCCAACCTATCAATGGGGGAACACTGTTGCAAACCCAGCACCATGTCTAGAAAAACTCTCCGCTGCTGTGACTGTGGTGAAACGTTTGCTCTGAAAGCTGACCTTCAGGAGCATGTGACTCTCGCTAAGAAGATACCCAGCGAATGCCACCTCTGCCAAAAACTCTACAACTCCACCTGTAAATTGAAGGCCCATATCCGACTCTGTCACGTGGAGAAACCCTCCACCTGCCCCTTTTGTGGAAAGACCTTCAAACTCAAAGGACATCTTTCCAGGCACATGAGGATTCACACAGGcgagaaaccatttagctgtggtgactgtgggaaaagcttcatTCAGAAGGGGGACCTAAGGAGGCACAtactgactcacacaggagagaaaccatttagctgtggtgactgtgggaaaagcttcaatCGGAAAGGGAACCTGAACTTGCACTTTCTGACTCACACAGGAACGAATGTCCACAAAGAAagaaacaaataa